A genomic stretch from Streptococcus oralis includes:
- the rpsQ gene encoding 30S ribosomal protein S17, translating into MERNNRKVLVGRVVSDKMDKTITVVVETKRNHPVYGKRINYSKKYKAHDENNVAKEGDIVRIMETRPLSATKRFRLVEVVEEAVII; encoded by the coding sequence ATGGAACGCAATAATCGTAAAGTTCTTGTTGGACGTGTTGTATCTGACAAAATGGACAAGACAATCACAGTTGTAGTTGAAACAAAACGTAACCACCCAGTCTATGGTAAACGTATTAACTACTCTAAAAAATACAAAGCACATGATGAAAACAATGTTGCCAAAGAAGGCGATATCGTACGTATCATGGAAACTCGTCCGCTTTCAGCTACAAAACGTTTCCGTCTTGTAGAAGTTGTTGAAGAAGCGGTCATCATCTAA
- the rpsE gene encoding 30S ribosomal protein S5, which yields MAFKDNAVELEERVVAVNRVTKVVKGGRRLRFAALVVVGDHNGRVGFGTGKAQEVPEAIRKAVEDAKKNLIEVPMVGTTIPHEVLSEFGGAKVLLKPAVEGSGVAAGGAVRAVVELAGVADITSKSLGSNTPINIVRATVEGLKQLKRAEEVAALRGISVSDLA from the coding sequence ATGGCATTTAAAGACAATGCAGTTGAATTAGAAGAACGCGTAGTTGCTGTCAACCGTGTTACAAAAGTTGTTAAAGGTGGACGTCGTCTTCGTTTCGCAGCTCTTGTTGTTGTTGGTGACCACAACGGTCGCGTAGGATTTGGTACTGGTAAAGCTCAAGAAGTTCCAGAAGCAATCCGTAAAGCAGTAGAAGATGCTAAGAAAAACTTGATTGAAGTTCCTATGGTTGGAACAACAATCCCACACGAAGTTCTTTCAGAATTTGGTGGAGCTAAAGTATTGTTGAAACCTGCTGTAGAAGGTTCTGGAGTTGCCGCTGGTGGTGCAGTTCGTGCCGTTGTGGAATTGGCAGGTGTGGCAGATATTACATCTAAATCACTTGGTTCTAACACTCCAATCAACATTGTTCGTGCAACTGTTGAAGGTTTGAAACAATTGAAACGCGCTGAAGAAGTTGCTGCCCTTCGTGGTATTTCAGTTTCTGATTTGGCATAA
- a CDS encoding type Z 30S ribosomal protein S14 codes for MAKKSMIAKNKRPAKFSTQAYTRCEKCGRPHSVYRKFKLCRVCFRELAYKGQIPGVTKASW; via the coding sequence ATGGCTAAAAAATCAATGATTGCTAAGAACAAACGTCCAGCGAAGTTCTCTACTCAAGCTTATACTCGTTGTGAAAAATGTGGTCGTCCACATTCAGTTTACCGCAAATTTAAACTTTGCCGTGTTTGCTTCCGTGAATTAGCTTACAAAGGACAAATCCCTGGTGTAACAAAAGCATCTTGGTAA
- the rplP gene encoding 50S ribosomal protein L16, whose product MLVPKRVKHRREFRGKMRGEAKGGKEVAFGEYGLQATTSHWITNRQIEAARIAMTRYMKRGGKVWIKIFPHKSYTAKAIGVRMGSGKGAPEGWVAPVKRGKVMFEVAGVSEEIAREALRLASHKLPVKCKFVKREAE is encoded by the coding sequence ATGTTAGTACCTAAACGTGTTAAACACCGTCGTGAATTCCGTGGAAAAATGCGCGGTGAAGCAAAAGGTGGAAAAGAAGTAGCTTTCGGTGAATACGGTCTTCAAGCTACAACTAGCCACTGGATCACTAACCGCCAAATCGAAGCTGCTCGTATCGCCATGACTCGTTACATGAAACGTGGTGGTAAAGTTTGGATTAAAATCTTCCCACACAAATCATACACTGCTAAAGCTATCGGTGTGCGTATGGGATCTGGTAAAGGGGCACCTGAAGGTTGGGTAGCACCAGTTAAACGTGGTAAAGTGATGTTTGAAGTTGCTGGTGTATCTGAAGAGATCGCTCGCGAAGCGCTTCGTCTTGCTAGCCACAAATTGCCAGTTAAATGTAAATTCGTAAAACGTGAAGCAGAATAA
- the rpsC gene encoding 30S ribosomal protein S3, translated as MGQKVHPIGMRVGIIRDWDAKWYAEKEYADYLHEDLAIRKFVQKELADAAVSTIEIERAVNKVNVSLHTAKPGMVIGKGGANVDALRAKLNKLTGKQVHINIIEIKQPDLDAHLVGEGIARQLEQRVAFRRAQKQAIQRAMRAGAKGIKTQVSGRLNGADIARAEGYSEGTVPLHTLRADIDYAWEEADTTYGKLGVKVWIYRGEVLPARKNTKGGK; from the coding sequence GTGGGTCAAAAAGTACATCCAATTGGTATGCGTGTCGGCATCATCCGTGATTGGGATGCCAAATGGTATGCTGAAAAAGAATACGCGGATTACCTTCATGAAGATCTTGCAATCCGTAAATTCGTTCAAAAAGAGCTTGCTGACGCAGCGGTTTCAACTATCGAAATTGAACGCGCAGTAAACAAAGTTAACGTTTCACTTCACACTGCTAAACCAGGTATGGTTATCGGTAAAGGTGGTGCTAACGTTGATGCACTCCGTGCAAAACTTAACAAATTGACTGGAAAACAAGTACACATCAACATCATCGAAATCAAACAACCTGATTTAGATGCTCACCTTGTAGGTGAAGGAATTGCTCGTCAATTGGAGCAACGTGTCGCTTTCCGTCGTGCACAAAAACAAGCAATCCAACGTGCAATGCGTGCTGGAGCTAAAGGAATCAAAACTCAAGTATCAGGTCGTTTGAACGGTGCAGATATCGCCCGTGCTGAAGGATACTCTGAAGGAACTGTTCCACTTCACACACTTCGTGCAGATATCGATTACGCTTGGGAAGAAGCAGATACTACATACGGTAAACTTGGTGTTAAAGTATGGATCTACCGTGGTGAAGTTCTTCCAGCTCGTAAAAACACTAAAGGAGGTAAATAA
- the rplC gene encoding 50S ribosomal protein L3, which yields MTKGILGKKVGMTQIFTEAGELIPVTVIEATPNVVLQVKTVETDGYNAIQVGFDDKREVLSNKPAKGHVAKANTAPKRFIREFKNVEGLEVGAEITVETFAAGDVVDVTGTSKGKGFQGVIKRHGQSRGPMAHGSRYHRRPGSMGPVAPNRVFKGKNLAGRMGGDRVTIQNLEVVQVVPEKNVILIKGNVPGAKKSLITIKSAVKAGK from the coding sequence ATGACAAAAGGAATCTTAGGGAAAAAAGTGGGAATGACTCAAATCTTCACTGAAGCTGGCGAATTGATCCCTGTAACAGTTATTGAAGCAACTCCAAACGTTGTTCTTCAAGTTAAAACTGTAGAAACAGACGGATACAACGCTATCCAAGTTGGTTTCGATGACAAACGTGAAGTATTGAGCAACAAACCTGCTAAAGGACATGTAGCGAAAGCTAACACGGCTCCTAAGCGCTTCATTCGTGAATTCAAAAACGTTGAAGGCTTGGAAGTTGGTGCTGAAATCACAGTTGAAACATTCGCAGCTGGAGACGTAGTTGACGTAACTGGTACTTCTAAAGGTAAAGGTTTCCAAGGTGTTATCAAACGCCACGGACAATCACGTGGGCCAATGGCTCACGGTTCTCGTTACCACCGTCGTCCAGGTTCTATGGGACCTGTTGCACCTAACCGCGTATTCAAAGGTAAAAACCTTGCAGGACGTATGGGTGGCGACCGCGTAACAATTCAAAACCTTGAAGTTGTACAAGTTGTTCCAGAAAAGAACGTTATCCTTATCAAAGGTAACGTACCAGGTGCTAAGAAATCTCTTATCACTATCAAATCAGCAGTTAAAGCTGGTAAATAA
- the rpmD gene encoding 50S ribosomal protein L30 → MAQIKITLTKSPIGRIPSQRKTVVALGLGKLNSSVIKEDNAAIRGMITAVSHLVTVEEVN, encoded by the coding sequence ATGGCTCAAATTAAAATTACTTTGACTAAGTCTCCAATCGGACGCATTCCATCACAACGTAAAACTGTTGTAGCACTTGGACTTGGCAAATTGAACAGCTCTGTTATCAAAGAAGACAACGCTGCTATCCGTGGTATGATCACAGCAGTATCTCACTTGGTAACAGTTGAAGAAGTAAACTAA
- the rplD gene encoding 50S ribosomal protein L4, with the protein MANVTLFDQTGKEAGQVVLNDAVFGIEPNESVVFDVIISQRASLRQGTHAVKNRSAVSGGGRKPWRQKGTGRARQGSIRSPQWRGGGVVFGPTPRSYGYKLPQKVRRLALKSVYSEKVAENKFVAVDALSFTAPKTAEFAKVLAALSIDSKVLVILEEGNEFAALSARNLPNVKVATATTASVLDIANSDKLLVTQAAISKIEEVLA; encoded by the coding sequence ATGGCAAACGTAACATTATTTGACCAAACTGGTAAAGAAGCTGGCCAAGTTGTTCTTAACGATGCAGTATTTGGTATCGAACCAAATGAATCAGTTGTGTTTGATGTGATCATCAGCCAACGCGCAAGCCTTCGTCAAGGAACACACGCTGTTAAAAACCGCTCTGCAGTATCAGGTGGTGGACGCAAACCATGGCGTCAAAAAGGAACTGGACGTGCTCGTCAAGGTTCTATCCGCTCACCACAATGGCGTGGTGGTGGTGTTGTCTTCGGACCAACTCCACGTTCATACGGCTACAAACTTCCACAAAAAGTTCGTCGCCTAGCTCTTAAATCAGTTTACTCTGAAAAAGTTGCTGAAAACAAATTCGTAGCTGTAGACGCTCTTTCATTTACAGCTCCAAAAACTGCTGAATTTGCAAAAGTTCTTGCAGCATTGAGCATCGATTCAAAAGTTCTTGTTATCCTTGAAGAAGGAAATGAATTCGCAGCTCTTTCAGCTCGTAACCTTCCAAATGTGAAAGTTGCAACTGCTACAACTGCAAGTGTTCTTGACATCGCAAATAGCGACAAACTTCTTGTCACACAAGCAGCTATCTCTAAAATCGAGGAGGTTCTTGCATAA
- the rpmC gene encoding 50S ribosomal protein L29, with protein MKLNEVKEFVKELRGLSQEELAKRENELKKELFELRFQAATGQLEQTARLKEVKKQIARIKTVQSEAK; from the coding sequence ATGAAACTTAATGAAGTAAAAGAATTTGTTAAAGAACTTCGTGGTCTTTCTCAAGAAGAACTCGCGAAGCGCGAAAACGAATTGAAAAAAGAATTGTTTGAACTTCGTTTCCAAGCTGCTACTGGTCAATTGGAACAAACAGCTCGCTTGAAAGAAGTTAAAAAACAAATCGCTCGTATCAAAACAGTTCAATCTGAAGCGAAATAA
- the rpsH gene encoding 30S ribosomal protein S8 yields MVMTDPIADFLTRIRNANQAKHEVLEVPASNIKKGIAEILKREGFVKNVEIIEDDKQGIIRVFLKYGPNGEKVITNLKRVSKPGLRVYKKREDLPKVLNGLGIAILSTSEGLLTDKEARQKNVGGEVIAYVW; encoded by the coding sequence ATGGTTATGACTGACCCAATCGCAGACTTCCTAACTCGTATTCGTAACGCTAACCAAGCTAAACACGAAGTACTTGAAGTACCTGCATCAAACATCAAAAAAGGAATTGCTGAAATCCTTAAACGCGAAGGTTTTGTAAAAAACGTTGAAATCATCGAAGATGACAAACAAGGCATCATCCGTGTATTCCTTAAATACGGACCAAACGGTGAAAAAGTTATCACTAACTTGAAACGTGTTTCTAAACCAGGACTTCGTGTCTACAAAAAACGTGAAGATCTTCCAAAAGTTCTTAACGGACTTGGAATTGCTATCCTTTCAACTTCTGAAGGTTTGCTTACTGATAAAGAAGCGCGCCAAAAGAATGTTGGTGGAGAAGTTATCGCTTACGTTTGGTAA
- the rplB gene encoding 50S ribosomal protein L2 produces the protein MGIRVYKPTTNGRRNMTSLDFAEITTSTPEKSLLVALKNKAGRNNNGRITVRHQGGGHKRFYRLVDFKRNKDNVEAVVKTIEYDPNRSANIALVHYTDGVKAYIIAPKGLEVGQRIVSGPEADIKVGNALPLANIPVGTLIHNIELKPGRGGELVRAAGASAQVLGQEGKYVLVRLQSGEVRMILGTCRATVGVVGNEQHGLVNLGKAGRSRWKGIRPTVRGSVMNPNDHPHGGGEGKAPVGRKAPSTPWGKPALGLKTRNKKAKSDKLIVRRRNEK, from the coding sequence GTGGGAATTCGTGTTTATAAACCAACAACAAACGGTCGCCGTAATATGACTTCTTTGGATTTCGCTGAAATCACAACAAGCACTCCTGAAAAATCATTGCTTGTTGCTTTGAAGAACAAGGCTGGTCGTAACAACAACGGTCGTATCACTGTTCGTCACCAAGGTGGTGGACACAAACGTTTCTACCGTTTGGTTGACTTCAAACGTAACAAAGACAACGTTGAAGCAGTTGTTAAAACAATCGAGTACGATCCAAACCGTTCTGCAAACATCGCTCTTGTACACTACACTGACGGTGTGAAAGCATACATCATCGCTCCAAAAGGTCTTGAAGTTGGTCAACGTATCGTTTCAGGTCCTGAAGCAGATATCAAAGTCGGAAACGCTCTTCCACTTGCAAACATCCCAGTTGGTACTTTGATCCACAACATCGAGTTGAAACCAGGTCGTGGTGGAGAATTGGTCCGTGCAGCTGGAGCTTCTGCTCAAGTATTAGGTCAAGAAGGTAAATACGTTCTTGTTCGTCTTCAATCTGGCGAAGTTCGTATGATTCTTGGAACTTGTCGTGCTACAGTTGGTGTTGTCGGAAACGAACAACATGGACTTGTGAACCTTGGTAAAGCAGGACGTAGCCGTTGGAAAGGTATCCGCCCAACAGTTCGTGGTTCTGTAATGAACCCTAACGATCACCCACACGGTGGTGGTGAAGGTAAAGCACCAGTTGGTCGTAAAGCACCATCTACTCCATGGGGCAAACCTGCTCTTGGTCTTAAAACTCGTAACAAGAAAGCGAAATCTGACAAACTTATCGTTCGTCGTCGCAACGAGAAATAA
- a CDS encoding 50S ribosomal protein L23 yields the protein MNLYDVIKKPVITESSMAQLEAGKYVFEVDTRAHKLLIKQAVEAAFEGVKVANVNTINVKPKAKRVGRYTGFTNKTKKAIITLTADSKAIELFAAEAE from the coding sequence ATGAATTTGTATGATGTTATCAAAAAACCTGTCATCACTGAAAGCTCAATGGCTCAACTTGAAGCAGGAAAATATGTATTTGAAGTTGACACTCGTGCACACAAACTTTTGATCAAGCAAGCTGTTGAAGCTGCTTTCGAAGGTGTTAAAGTTGCCAACGTTAACACAATCAACGTAAAACCAAAAGCAAAACGTGTTGGACGTTACACTGGTTTTACTAACAAAACTAAAAAAGCTATCATCACACTTACAGCTGATTCAAAAGCAATCGAGTTGTTCGCTGCTGAAGCTGAATAA
- the rplN gene encoding 50S ribosomal protein L14 yields the protein MIQTETRLKVADNSGAREILTIKVLGGSKRKFANIGDVIVASVKQATPGGAVKKGDVVKAVIVRTKSGARRADGSYIKFDENAAVIIREDKTPRGTRIFGPVARELREGGFMKIVSLAPEVL from the coding sequence ATGATTCAAACAGAAACTCGTTTGAAAGTCGCAGACAACAGCGGTGCACGTGAAATCTTGACTATCAAAGTTCTTGGTGGTTCTAAACGTAAATTTGCGAACATCGGTGATGTCATTGTGGCATCTGTAAAACAAGCTACTCCTGGTGGTGCGGTTAAAAAAGGTGACGTTGTAAAAGCTGTTATCGTTCGTACTAAATCAGGTGCTCGTCGTGCTGATGGTTCATACATCAAGTTTGACGAAAACGCAGCAGTTATCATCCGTGAAGACAAAACTCCTCGCGGAACACGTATCTTTGGCCCAGTTGCACGTGAATTGCGTGAAGGTGGCTTCATGAAGATCGTGTCACTTGCTCCAGAAGTACTTTAA
- a CDS encoding uridine kinase family protein, producing MKKNDLIEQLVSEIETGRIRTLGIYGHGASGKSTFAQELYQALDSTTVNLLETDPYITSERHLVVPKQAPDQKVTACLPVAHELASLQRDILALQAGMDILTIEEPWKASEVLSGAKPILIVEGMSVGFLPKELFDKTICFYTDEETELKRRLARDTTMRNSDASFVLASHQMRREQYQRYYRENESKADILVDQSEDKFNVKMTHII from the coding sequence ATGAAGAAAAATGACCTGATAGAACAACTGGTTTCAGAGATCGAAACGGGAAGAATTAGGACGCTAGGGATCTACGGTCATGGGGCTTCAGGTAAATCAACCTTTGCACAGGAATTGTACCAAGCTTTAGATTCTACTACAGTAAATTTACTAGAAACAGACCCCTATATCACTTCAGAACGTCACCTGGTAGTACCAAAGCAAGCGCCAGATCAAAAGGTGACAGCTTGTCTGCCAGTGGCGCATGAACTGGCAAGTTTGCAGAGAGATATTCTAGCCTTGCAGGCGGGTATGGATATCTTGACAATTGAGGAACCTTGGAAGGCTAGCGAGGTCTTGTCTGGAGCAAAACCGATTTTGATTGTTGAAGGGATGTCTGTGGGTTTTCTACCCAAGGAACTCTTTGACAAAACCATCTGTTTCTACACAGATGAAGAAACAGAGTTAAAGAGGCGCTTAGCTCGAGATACGACTATGAGAAATAGCGATGCATCTTTTGTATTAGCTAGCCATCAGATGAGACGGGAGCAGTATCAGCGATACTATAGAGAAAACGAGTCTAAAGCGGACATTTTAGTGGATCAATCAGAAGATAAATTCAATGTCAAGATGACACATATTATATAG
- the rplR gene encoding 50S ribosomal protein L18, which yields MISKPDKNKLRQKRHRRVRGKLSGTADRPRLNVFRSNTGIYAQVIDDVAGVTLASASTLDKEVSKGTKTEQAVAVGKLVAERANAKGISEVVFDRGGYLYHGRVKALADAARENGLKF from the coding sequence GTGATTTCTAAACCAGATAAAAACAAACTCCGCCAAAAACGCCACCGTCGCGTTCGCGGAAAACTCTCTGGAACTGCTGATCGCCCACGTTTGAACGTATTCCGTTCTAATACAGGCATCTACGCTCAAGTGATTGATGACGTAGCGGGTGTAACGCTCGCAAGTGCTTCAACTCTTGACAAAGAAGTTTCAAAAGGAACTAAAACTGAACAAGCCGTTGCTGTCGGTAAACTCGTTGCAGAACGTGCAAACGCTAAAGGTATTTCAGAAGTGGTGTTCGACCGCGGTGGATATCTATATCACGGACGTGTGAAAGCTTTGGCTGATGCAGCTCGTGAAAACGGATTGAAATTCTAA
- the rplF gene encoding 50S ribosomal protein L6: MSRIGNKVIVLPAGVELTNNDNVVTVKGPKGELTREFSKDIEIRVEGTEVTLHRPNDSKEMKTIHGTTRALLNNMVVGVSEGFKKELEMRGVGYRAQLQGNKLVLAVGKSHPDEVEAPEGITFELPNPTTIVVSGISKEVVGQTAAYVRSLRSPEPYKGKGIRYVGEYVRLKEGKTGK, translated from the coding sequence ATGTCACGTATTGGTAATAAAGTTATCGTGTTGCCTGCTGGTGTTGAACTCACTAACAATGACAACGTAGTAACTGTAAAAGGACCTAAAGGAGAGCTTACTCGTGAGTTCTCAAAAGATATTGAAATCCGTGTGGAAGGTACTGAAGTAACTCTTCACCGTCCAAACGATTCAAAAGAAATGAAAACAATCCACGGAACTACTCGTGCCCTTTTGAACAACATGGTTGTTGGTGTATCAGAAGGATTCAAGAAAGAACTTGAAATGCGTGGGGTTGGTTACCGTGCACAACTTCAAGGAAACAAACTTGTCTTGGCTGTTGGTAAATCTCATCCAGACGAAGTTGAAGCTCCAGAAGGAATTACTTTTGAACTTCCAAACCCAACAACAATCGTTGTTAGCGGAATTTCAAAAGAAGTAGTTGGTCAAACAGCTGCTTACGTACGTAGCCTTCGCTCACCAGAACCATATAAAGGTAAAGGTATCCGTTACGTTGGCGAATACGTTCGTCTTAAAGAAGGTAAAACAGGTAAATAA
- the rplV gene encoding 50S ribosomal protein L22 — MAEITSAKAMARTVRVSPRKSRLVLDNIRGKSVADAIAILTFTPNKAAEIILKVLNSAVANAENNFGLDKANLVVSEAFANEGPTMKRFRPRAKGSASPINKRTAHITVAVAEK; from the coding sequence ATGGCAGAAATTACTTCAGCTAAAGCAATGGCTCGTACAGTACGTGTTTCACCTCGTAAATCACGTCTTGTTCTTGACAACATCCGTGGTAAAAGCGTAGCCGATGCTATTGCAATCTTGACATTCACACCAAACAAAGCTGCTGAAATCATCTTGAAAGTTTTGAACTCAGCTGTAGCTAACGCTGAAAACAACTTTGGTTTGGACAAAGCTAACTTGGTAGTATCTGAAGCATTCGCAAACGAAGGACCAACTATGAAACGTTTCCGTCCACGTGCGAAAGGTTCAGCTTCACCAATCAACAAACGTACAGCTCACATCACTGTAGCTGTTGCAGAAAAATAA
- the rpsS gene encoding 30S ribosomal protein S19: MGRSLKKGPFVDEHLMKKVEAQANDEKKKVIKTWSRRSTIFPSFIGYTIAVYDGRKHVPVYIQEDMVGHKLGEFAPTRTYKGHAADDKKTRRK; this comes from the coding sequence ATGGGACGCAGTCTTAAAAAAGGACCTTTCGTCGATGAGCATTTGATGAAAAAAGTTGAAGCTCAAGCTAACGACGAAAAGAAAAAAGTTATCAAAACTTGGTCACGTCGTTCAACGATCTTCCCAAGTTTCATTGGTTACACTATTGCAGTTTATGACGGACGTAAACACGTACCTGTTTACATCCAAGAAGACATGGTAGGTCACAAACTTGGTGAATTTGCACCAACTCGTACTTACAAAGGTCACGCTGCAGACGATAAGAAAACACGTAGAAAATAA
- the nrdG gene encoding anaerobic ribonucleoside-triphosphate reductase activating protein, with the protein MTWNTPKPGEWKSEELSKGRIIDYKAFNFVDGEGVRNSLYVAGCMFHCEGCYNVATWSFNAGIPYTPELEEQIMTDLAQPYVQGLTLLGGEPFLNTGILLPLVKRIRKELPDKDIWSWTGYTWEEMMLETPDKLELLSLIDILVDGRYDKSKRNLMLQFRGSSNQRIIDVQKSLKQGQIVIWDKLNDGKESYEQVKRE; encoded by the coding sequence ATGACATGGAATACACCAAAACCAGGTGAATGGAAAAGTGAGGAGCTTAGTAAAGGGCGAATCATTGATTACAAGGCTTTTAACTTTGTCGATGGAGAAGGTGTGCGCAACTCTCTCTATGTCGCAGGCTGTATGTTCCACTGTGAGGGATGCTATAATGTTGCGACTTGGTCTTTCAATGCAGGGATTCCTTATACACCAGAGTTGGAAGAACAGATTATGACAGATCTTGCCCAGCCTTATGTTCAAGGTTTGACCTTGCTAGGAGGAGAGCCTTTTCTCAATACAGGTATCCTCCTACCTCTCGTTAAGCGTATTCGAAAGGAATTGCCAGACAAAGACATCTGGTCCTGGACGGGCTACACTTGGGAAGAAATGATGCTGGAGACTCCAGACAAATTGGAACTCTTGTCGCTGATTGACATCCTTGTCGATGGACGGTATGATAAAAGCAAGCGAAATCTCATGCTCCAGTTTCGAGGTTCGTCCAATCAACGAATTATCGATGTGCAAAAATCTCTCAAACAAGGTCAAATAGTGATTTGGGACAAGCTTAATGACGGAAAAGAAAGCTATGAACAGGTGAAGAGAGAATGA
- the rplE gene encoding 50S ribosomal protein L5 — protein MANRLKEKYLNEVVPALTEQFNYSSVMAVPKVDKIVLNMGVGEAVSNAKSLEKAAEELALISGQKPLITKAKKSIAGFRLREGVAIGAKVTLRGERMYEFLDKLVSVSLPRVRDFHGVPTKSFDGRGNYTLGVKEQLIFPEINFDDVDKTRGLDIVIVTTANTDEESRALLTGLGMPFAK, from the coding sequence ATGGCAAATCGTTTAAAAGAAAAATATCTTAATGAAGTAGTTCCTGCTTTGACAGAACAATTTAACTACTCATCAGTGATGGCTGTGCCTAAAGTAGATAAGATCGTTTTGAACATGGGTGTTGGTGAAGCTGTATCAAACGCTAAAAGTCTTGAAAAAGCTGCTGAAGAATTAGCACTTATCTCAGGTCAAAAACCACTTATCACTAAAGCTAAAAAATCAATCGCCGGCTTCCGTCTTCGTGAAGGTGTTGCGATCGGTGCAAAAGTTACCCTTCGTGGTGAACGTATGTACGAATTCTTGGATAAATTGGTTTCAGTTTCACTTCCACGTGTACGTGACTTCCACGGTGTTCCAACAAAATCATTTGATGGACGCGGAAACTACACACTTGGTGTGAAAGAACAATTGATCTTCCCAGAAATCAACTTCGATGACGTTGACAAAACTCGTGGTCTTGACATCGTTATCGTAACAACTGCTAACACTGACGAAGAGTCACGTGCATTGCTTACAGGCCTTGGAATGCCTTTTGCAAAATAA
- the rpsJ gene encoding 30S ribosomal protein S10 — protein MANKKIRIRLKAYEHRTLDTAAAKIVESATRTGAQVAGPIPLPTERSLYTIIRATHKYKDSREQFEMRTHKRLIDIVNPTQKTVDALMKLDLPSGVNVEIKL, from the coding sequence ATGGCAAACAAAAAAATCCGTATCCGTTTGAAAGCTTACGAACACCGTACGCTTGATACAGCGGCTGCAAAAATCGTAGAATCAGCTACTCGTACAGGTGCACAAGTTGCGGGTCCAATCCCACTTCCAACTGAGCGTAGCCTCTACACAATCATTCGTGCGACTCACAAATACAAAGACTCTCGCGAACAATTTGAAATGCGTACACACAAACGTTTGATCGATATCGTTAACCCAACCCAAAAAACAGTTGATGCTTTGATGAAATTGGATCTTCCAAGTGGTGTAAACGTAGAAATCAAACTTTAA
- the rplX gene encoding 50S ribosomal protein L24, with the protein MFVKKGDKVRVIAGKDKGTEAVVLTALPKVNKVIVEGVNIVKKHQRPTNELPQGGIIEKEAAIHVSNVQVLDKNGVAGRVGYKFVDGKKVRYNKKSGEVLD; encoded by the coding sequence ATGTTTGTAAAAAAAGGCGACAAAGTTCGCGTAATCGCTGGTAAAGATAAGGGAACAGAAGCTGTTGTCCTTACTGCTCTTCCAAAAGTAAACAAAGTTATCGTTGAAGGTGTTAACATCGTTAAGAAACACCAACGTCCAACTAACGAGCTTCCTCAAGGTGGTATCATCGAGAAAGAAGCAGCTATCCACGTATCAAATGTTCAAGTATTGGATAAAAATGGTGTAGCTGGTCGTGTTGGTTACAAATTTGTAGACGGTAAAAAAGTTCGCTACAACAAAAAATCAGGCGAAGTGCTTGATTAA